The Streptococcus toyakuensis genome has a window encoding:
- a CDS encoding SprT family protein, translating into MKLTDYVKQVSLADFGRPFIHHAQWNSRLRSTGGRFFPKDGHLDFNPKVYQELGLDVFRKIVRHELCHYHLYFQGKGYQHKDRDFKELLKAVDGLRFVPSLPNSNTKQIKLYRCQSCQQRYQRKRRIDTKRYRCGLCRGKLLLINQPED; encoded by the coding sequence ATGAAACTGACTGATTACGTTAAGCAGGTCTCACTAGCAGACTTCGGCAGACCTTTTATCCATCATGCCCAGTGGAATAGTCGTCTACGTTCGACAGGTGGACGATTTTTCCCAAAAGATGGGCATTTGGATTTTAATCCCAAGGTTTATCAGGAACTCGGTCTGGATGTTTTTAGGAAAATTGTCCGACATGAACTCTGTCATTATCACCTCTATTTTCAAGGGAAGGGCTATCAACACAAGGATAGGGATTTTAAGGAACTTTTGAAAGCAGTGGATGGATTAAGGTTTGTACCATCCTTGCCCAATAGTAACACCAAACAAATCAAGCTTTATCGTTGCCAATCCTGCCAGCAAAGGTATCAGCGCAAGCGAAGGATTGATACCAAACGCTATCGCTGTGGACTTTGTCGAGGTAAATTGCTACTAATAAATCAGCCTGAGGACTGA
- a CDS encoding Tex family protein encodes MDKKYLKISQDLGVTLKQIDTVLSLTAEGATIPFIARYRKDMTGSLDEVAIKAIIDLDKSLTNLNDRKEAVLAKIQEQGKLTKELEEAILAAEKLADVEELYLPFKEKRRTKATIAREAGLFPLARLILQNVTDLEKEAEKFVCEGFATGKEALAGAVDILVEALSEDVNLRAMTYQEVLRHSKLTSQVKDESLDEKQVFQIYYDFSETVGNMQGYRTLALNRGEKLGVLKVGFEHATDRILAFFAARFKVKNAYIDEVVQQSVKKKVLPAIERRIRTELTEKAEEGAIQLFSDNLRNLLLVAPLKGRVVLGFDPAFRTGAKLAVVDATGKMLTTQVIYPVKPASARQIEVAKKDLADLIGQYGVEIIAIGNGTASRESEAFVAEVLKDFPEVSYVIVNESGASVYSASELARQEFPDLTVEKRSAISIARRLQDSLAELVKIDPKSIGVGQYQHDVSQKKLSESLDFVVDTVVNQVGVNVNTASPALLSHVAGLNKTISENIVKYREEEGKITSRSQIKKVPRLGAKAFEQAAGFLRIPESSNILDNTGVHPENYSAVKEFFKRLDIKDLNEEAQSKLKSLSVKEMAQELDLGPETLKDIIADLLKPGRDFRDSFDAPVLRQDVLDIKDLVVGQKLEGVVRNVVDFGAFVDIGIHEDGLIHISHMSRKFIKHPSQVVSVGDLVTVWVKKIDTEREKVNLSLLAPNETD; translated from the coding sequence ATGGATAAAAAATATTTAAAAATTTCCCAAGATTTGGGTGTGACCTTAAAACAAATTGATACTGTCTTGTCTTTAACAGCTGAAGGGGCAACTATTCCCTTTATCGCGCGTTATCGCAAGGACATGACTGGTAGTCTGGATGAGGTGGCGATTAAGGCTATTATCGACTTGGATAAAAGTCTGACAAATCTCAACGACCGTAAGGAAGCTGTTTTAGCTAAGATTCAAGAACAAGGCAAGTTGACCAAGGAGTTGGAAGAGGCAATCTTAGCTGCCGAAAAATTAGCAGACGTAGAAGAACTCTATCTACCTTTTAAAGAAAAACGTCGGACTAAGGCAACCATTGCCCGTGAAGCTGGACTCTTTCCTCTTGCTCGCTTGATTTTGCAGAATGTAACTGACTTAGAGAAGGAAGCTGAAAAGTTCGTCTGTGAAGGATTTGCGACTGGCAAGGAAGCCTTAGCTGGTGCAGTTGATATCTTGGTCGAAGCCTTATCGGAGGATGTCAATTTACGTGCTATGACTTATCAGGAAGTGCTGAGACACTCTAAACTCACTTCTCAAGTTAAGGATGAAAGTCTCGATGAAAAGCAGGTTTTTCAGATTTATTATGATTTTTCAGAGACGGTTGGAAATATGCAGGGTTATCGTACCTTGGCTCTCAATCGTGGGGAGAAGCTAGGTGTCTTGAAGGTCGGTTTTGAACATGCGACAGACCGTATTCTTGCCTTCTTTGCTGCTCGTTTCAAGGTGAAAAATGCCTATATTGATGAAGTGGTTCAGCAATCTGTTAAGAAAAAAGTCTTGCCTGCTATCGAGCGTCGCATTCGGACAGAATTGACTGAGAAAGCGGAAGAAGGAGCTATCCAACTCTTTTCGGACAACCTGCGTAATCTCCTCTTGGTTGCTCCTCTAAAAGGGCGCGTGGTTCTTGGATTTGACCCTGCCTTTCGTACAGGTGCCAAGCTAGCTGTCGTTGATGCTACAGGAAAAATGCTGACAACTCAGGTCATTTATCCCGTTAAACCAGCATCAGCTCGTCAAATCGAAGTAGCCAAGAAAGATTTGGCAGACTTGATTGGTCAGTACGGGGTGGAAATTATTGCCATCGGAAATGGTACTGCTAGTCGTGAAAGTGAAGCCTTTGTAGCGGAAGTTCTGAAAGATTTTCCAGAAGTCAGCTATGTTATCGTCAATGAAAGTGGTGCTTCGGTCTATTCTGCCAGCGAACTTGCTCGTCAAGAATTTCCAGACTTGACCGTTGAAAAACGCTCTGCCATTTCTATCGCCCGTCGTTTGCAAGATTCTCTTGCAGAGTTGGTTAAAATCGATCCTAAGTCAATCGGCGTTGGTCAGTACCAGCATGATGTCAGTCAGAAGAAACTGTCTGAGAGTCTGGACTTTGTCGTGGATACCGTGGTGAACCAAGTCGGTGTCAATGTCAATACGGCCAGCCCAGCTCTTCTTTCACACGTAGCTGGACTCAATAAAACCATCTCTGAAAATATCGTCAAATACCGTGAGGAGGAAGGAAAAATCACTTCACGATCTCAAATCAAGAAAGTTCCTCGTCTGGGAGCCAAGGCCTTTGAGCAGGCTGCTGGTTTCCTACGTATCCCTGAAAGTAGCAATATCCTTGATAATACAGGAGTTCACCCAGAAAACTACTCTGCGGTTAAGGAGTTCTTCAAACGCTTGGATATCAAGGACTTGAATGAAGAAGCACAAAGCAAACTCAAGTCGCTTTCAGTCAAGGAAATGGCGCAAGAGCTAGACCTTGGTCCAGAAACTCTTAAAGATATCATTGCAGATCTTCTCAAACCAGGTCGAGATTTCCGTGATTCCTTTGACGCACCTGTGCTTCGCCAAGATGTCCTAGATATCAAGGATTTAGTGGTTGGTCAGAAGCTAGAGGGTGTGGTGCGTAATGTAGTTGACTTTGGTGCCTTCGTTGACATTGGAATTCACGAGGACGGTTTGATTCATATTTCCCACATGAGTCGCAAATTTATCAAACATCCCAGCCAAGTGGTGTCAGTCGGAGATTTGGTAACAGTTTGGGTTAAGAAAATAGATACTGAACGTGAAAAAGTCAATCTGTCGCTCCTAGCTCCAAATGAAACTGACTGA
- a CDS encoding SPJ_0845 family protein encodes MAVKFTKRDDLDKMFEEFAKLPDLKQVTFPDDKEKKAKAEKKN; translated from the coding sequence ATGGCTGTAAAATTTACAAAACGAGACGACTTGGACAAAATGTTTGAAGAGTTTGCTAAACTCCCAGATTTGAAGCAGGTCACTTTCCCTGATGACAAAGAGAAAAAGGCCAAAGCAGAAAAGAAAAACTAG
- a CDS encoding permease yields the protein MTAFQQLPSSVLQTGAIFLSIIIEALPFVLIGSIVSGLIEVYITPDKVYHLLPRNRWGRIFFGTFVGMLFPSCECGIVPIINRFLEKKVPSYTAVPFLVTAPVINPIVLFATYSAFGNSFHVALLRALGSILVAVILGIFLGFFWQEPIQKENRFACHEHDFSHLSPAKKVFQVFVQAIDEFFDTGRYLVFGCLFASIIQVYVPTRILTSISATPLFAILLLMLLAFLLSLCSEADAFIGASLLSSFGLAPVLAFLVIGPMLDIKNILMMKNYLKARFISHFITIVTLVVLVYSLLIGVIL from the coding sequence ATGACTGCTTTCCAACAACTCCCATCTAGTGTGCTTCAGACTGGAGCCATTTTTCTCTCCATTATCATTGAAGCCCTCCCTTTCGTGCTGATAGGAAGTATTGTCTCAGGGCTGATTGAAGTCTATATCACACCTGACAAGGTTTATCATCTTCTCCCTCGAAATCGTTGGGGGAGAATCTTTTTTGGGACCTTCGTTGGGATGCTTTTTCCTTCTTGTGAATGTGGAATCGTCCCCATTATCAATCGTTTTCTGGAAAAGAAAGTTCCCAGTTACACGGCTGTTCCCTTTCTTGTGACTGCACCAGTTATCAATCCCATTGTTCTATTTGCGACCTATTCTGCCTTTGGCAACTCCTTTCACGTTGCCTTGTTACGAGCTCTGGGGTCCATTCTTGTAGCTGTGATACTAGGAATTTTTCTGGGATTTTTCTGGCAAGAACCCATTCAAAAAGAAAATCGTTTTGCCTGTCATGAGCATGATTTTTCTCACTTGAGCCCTGCAAAGAAAGTTTTTCAAGTCTTTGTGCAGGCCATTGATGAATTTTTTGATACGGGGCGTTATTTGGTATTTGGCTGTCTCTTTGCCTCTATAATACAGGTCTACGTTCCGACACGCATTTTGACTTCTATCAGTGCGACCCCTCTTTTTGCCATCTTGCTGTTGATGCTTTTGGCCTTTCTTCTTTCACTTTGTAGTGAGGCAGATGCCTTTATCGGTGCTTCTCTTCTCTCGAGTTTCGGTTTGGCACCAGTTCTGGCCTTTCTCGTTATTGGCCCAATGCTAGATATCAAAAATATTCTCATGATGAAAAATTACTTGAAAGCACGATTTATCAGTCACTTCATAACGATTGTAACTCTGGTCGTTTTAGTCTATTCTCTCTTGATTGGAGTCATCCTATGA
- a CDS encoding TIGR03943 family putative permease subunit codes for MIRFLVLAGYFELTIYLHLSGKLNQYINMHYSYLAYISMVLSFILAIVQLYIWMKQVKTHSHLNSRLAKVISIALLAIPIVVGLTFPTVSLDSQTVSTKGYHFPLSEGTDQAIQTSEGTTSQYLKPDTSSYFSKTAYEKEMRMAADKYLSKDSIQVTNENYMEVMEAIYDYPDEFEGKTVQFTGFVYNDPSHANSQFLFRFGIIHCIADSGVYGLLTKGNTRQYENNTWITAKGKLVNHYHKELKQNLPTLEIDSFTKVDKPENPYVYRVF; via the coding sequence ATGATTCGATTTTTAGTTTTAGCTGGCTATTTTGAACTGACCATTTATCTCCATCTGTCGGGCAAATTAAACCAGTACATCAACATGCACTATTCCTATCTGGCCTATATTTCCATGGTGCTTTCTTTTATATTGGCTATTGTTCAATTGTATATCTGGATGAAGCAAGTCAAAACCCACAGTCATCTGAATAGCCGATTAGCGAAGGTAATAAGTATTGCTCTTCTGGCAATTCCAATTGTTGTTGGTTTAACTTTCCCAACTGTTAGCTTGGATTCTCAGACCGTATCTACCAAAGGCTATCATTTCCCCTTATCAGAAGGAACGGATCAAGCCATTCAGACCAGCGAAGGGACGACAAGCCAATATTTGAAACCAGATACCAGTTCTTATTTCTCAAAAACAGCCTATGAAAAGGAAATGAGAATGGCGGCGGATAAATACTTGTCCAAAGATAGCATTCAGGTCACCAACGAAAACTATATGGAAGTCATGGAAGCTATCTACGACTATCCAGATGAGTTTGAGGGTAAGACAGTCCAGTTCACAGGCTTTGTCTATAACGACCCCAGTCATGCCAATAGCCAATTTTTGTTCCGCTTCGGCATTATTCACTGTATCGCAGATTCGGGTGTGTATGGATTGCTGACCAAGGGAAATACCCGTCAGTATGAAAATAATACCTGGATTACAGCCAAAGGAAAACTAGTCAATCACTATCATAAAGAACTCAAACAAAACCTCCCAACCTTGGAAATCGATAGCTTTACCAAAGTCGATAAACCAGAAAATCCCTACGTGTATCGCGTGTTTTAA
- a CDS encoding bifunctional riboflavin kinase/FAD synthetase → MITTVPIKNAKDIAVPDKTVLVLGYFDGIHKGHQKLFEVASKASMKDYIPVVVMTFTESPKLALQPYNPELMLHIVSHEEREHKMKWHGVEALFLLDFSSKFASLTGQEFFDTYVRALKPAIIVAGFDYTFGSDKKTADDLKDYFDGEIIIVPPVEDEKGKISSTRIRQAILDGDVREAGHLLGTPLPSRGMVVHGNARGRTIGYPTANLVLRDRTYMPADGVYVVDVEVQRKRYRGMASVGKNVTFDGEEPRFEVNIFDFSDDIYGETVIVYWLDRVREMVKFDSVEELVDQLQKDEGIARNWKDAE, encoded by the coding sequence ATGATTACAACAGTACCTATAAAAAACGCAAAAGACATCGCAGTACCTGATAAGACAGTTCTTGTATTAGGCTATTTTGACGGTATTCATAAGGGACATCAGAAGCTTTTTGAAGTAGCTAGTAAGGCTTCTATGAAAGATTATATACCAGTTGTCGTGATGACCTTTACAGAGTCCCCTAAGCTTGCTTTGCAACCTTACAACCCAGAATTAATGCTTCATATTGTCAGCCATGAAGAACGAGAACATAAGATGAAATGGCATGGAGTAGAGGCTCTTTTCTTACTTGACTTTAGTAGTAAATTTGCTAGTTTAACGGGTCAAGAGTTCTTTGATACCTATGTTAGAGCATTAAAACCAGCGATTATCGTAGCAGGATTTGATTACACCTTTGGTTCTGATAAGAAAACTGCGGATGATTTGAAGGATTATTTTGATGGAGAAATCATCATTGTTCCTCCTGTTGAAGATGAAAAGGGGAAAATTAGTTCTACTCGTATTCGTCAAGCTATTCTTGATGGAGATGTCAGAGAAGCTGGTCATTTACTTGGCACTCCTCTACCGTCACGTGGAATGGTTGTTCATGGCAATGCACGTGGACGGACTATCGGTTACCCAACAGCAAACTTAGTTTTAAGAGATCGAACCTATATGCCAGCTGATGGTGTTTACGTAGTCGATGTTGAAGTGCAGCGTAAAAGATATCGTGGAATGGCGAGTGTCGGGAAAAATGTTACTTTCGATGGAGAAGAACCACGTTTTGAAGTCAATATTTTTGATTTTTCAGATGACATTTACGGTGAGACAGTCATTGTCTACTGGCTAGACCGTGTCCGTGAAATGGTCAAATTTGACTCTGTTGAAGAACTGGTAGATCAACTCCAGAAAGATGAAGGAATTGCTCGGAATTGGAAGGATGCTGAGTAG
- the smc gene encoding chromosome segregation protein SMC, whose protein sequence is MYLKEIEIQGFKSFADKTKVVFDQGVTAVVGPNGSGKSNITESLRWALGESSVKSLRGGKMPDVIFAGTESRKPLNYASVVVTLDNNDGFIKDAGQEIRVERHIYRSGDSEYKIDGKKVRLRDIHDLFLDTGLGRDSFSIISQGKVEEIFNSKPEERRAIFEEAAGVLKYKTRRKETESKLQQTQDNLDRLEDIIYELDNQIKPLEKQAENARKFLDLEGQRKAIYLDVLAAQIKENKAELDLTEEELAQVQELLTSYYQKREKLEEENHTLKKQRQDLQAEMAKDQGSLMDLTSLISDLERKLALSKLESEQVALNQQEAQARLAALEDKRNLLSQEKSDKESSLTLLEENLVQNNQKLNQLEAELLAFSDDPDQMIELLRERFVALLQEEADVSNQLTRIENELENSRQLSQKQADQLEKLKEQLATAKEKASQQKEELETAKEQVQKLLADYQVCAKEQEEQKTSYQAQQSQLFDRLDSLKNKQARAQSLENILRNHSNFYAGVKSVLQEKARLGGIIGAVSEHLTFDVHYQTALEIALGASSQHIIVEDEESATKAIDFLKRNRAGRATFLPLTTIKARTISSQNQDAIAASPGFLGMADELVTFDNRLEAIFKNLLATTAIFDTVEHARAAARQVRYQVRMVTLDGTELRTGGSYAGGANRQNNSIFIKPELEQLQKEIAEEEASLRSEEASLKNLQDEMAGLTESLEAIKSQGEQARIQEQGLSLAYQQTSQQVEELETLWKLQEEELNRLTEGDWQADKEKCQDRLATIASDKQNLEAEIEEIKSNKNAIQERYQNLQEEVAQVRLLKTELQGQKRYEVADIERLGKELDNLDIEQEEIQRLLQEKVDNLEKVDTDLLSQQAEEAKNQKTNLQQGLIRKQFELDDIEGQLDDIASHLDQARQQNEEWIRKQTRAEAKKEKVSERLRHLQSQLTDQYQISYTEALEKAHELENLNLAEQEVKDLEKAIRSLGPVNIEAIDQYEEVHSRLDFLNSQRNDILSAKNLLLETITEMNDEVKERFKSTFEAIRESFKVTFKQMFGGGQADLILTEGDLLTAGVEISVQPPGKKIQSLNLMSGGEKALSALALLFSIIRVKTIPFVILDEVEAALDEANVKRFGDYLNRFDKDSQFIVVTHRKGTMAAADSIYGVTMQESGVSKIVSVKLKDLEETVD, encoded by the coding sequence ATGTATTTAAAGGAAATCGAAATTCAGGGATTCAAGTCTTTTGCTGATAAGACTAAGGTAGTCTTTGACCAAGGTGTGACGGCAGTTGTTGGGCCCAATGGATCTGGAAAGTCGAATATTACAGAAAGTCTGCGTTGGGCTTTGGGGGAGTCTAGTGTCAAGAGTCTCCGTGGTGGCAAGATGCCGGATGTTATCTTTGCTGGAACAGAAAGTCGCAAACCGCTCAATTATGCTTCTGTAGTTGTGACTTTGGATAATAATGACGGATTTATCAAGGATGCAGGTCAAGAAATCAGGGTAGAACGTCATATCTATCGCAGTGGAGATAGCGAATACAAGATTGACGGCAAGAAAGTCCGTCTGCGTGATATTCATGACCTTTTCTTGGATACTGGATTGGGACGAGATTCCTTCTCTATCATTTCCCAAGGGAAGGTTGAGGAGATTTTCAACTCTAAGCCTGAGGAACGCCGAGCTATTTTTGAAGAAGCTGCTGGAGTTTTAAAATACAAGACTCGCAGAAAAGAAACTGAGAGTAAACTGCAGCAAACCCAGGATAATCTGGATCGTCTAGAAGACATTATCTATGAGTTGGACAATCAAATCAAGCCTCTTGAGAAGCAAGCTGAAAATGCTCGTAAGTTTCTAGATTTGGAAGGCCAACGTAAAGCTATTTACTTGGATGTTTTAGCTGCTCAAATCAAGGAAAATAAGGCTGAACTAGATTTGACAGAAGAAGAGTTGGCACAGGTTCAGGAACTATTGACTAGTTATTACCAAAAGCGTGAAAAATTAGAGGAAGAAAATCATACTCTTAAAAAGCAACGCCAAGATTTACAGGCTGAAATGGCCAAAGACCAAGGCAGTTTGATGGATTTGACCAGTCTGATTAGTGATTTAGAGAGAAAATTAGCCCTATCGAAATTAGAATCTGAACAAGTAGCCCTGAATCAACAGGAAGCACAAGCTCGTTTGGCTGCTTTGGAGGATAAGAGAAATTTACTCAGCCAAGAAAAATCTGATAAAGAAAGCTCTTTAACTCTGTTAGAGGAAAATCTAGTCCAAAATAATCAAAAACTGAATCAATTAGAGGCTGAATTACTAGCTTTTTCAGATGATCCTGATCAGATGATTGAGCTTCTACGTGAACGCTTTGTAGCTCTTTTACAAGAAGAAGCGGATGTCTCAAACCAACTGACTCGTATTGAGAATGAGTTGGAAAATAGTCGCCAGCTTTCTCAAAAACAAGCAGATCAACTAGAAAAACTCAAAGAACAATTGGCTACAGCTAAAGAAAAGGCGAGTCAGCAAAAAGAAGAGCTTGAAACTGCCAAGGAGCAGGTTCAGAAATTATTGGCTGACTATCAAGTCTGTGCCAAGGAGCAAGAGGAACAGAAAACTTCCTATCAAGCTCAACAAAGTCAACTCTTTGACCGTCTGGATAGTCTCAAAAACAAGCAGGCTAGAGCCCAAAGTTTGGAAAATATCCTTAGAAATCACAGTAACTTTTATGCAGGTGTTAAGAGTGTTCTCCAAGAAAAAGCCCGCCTTGGTGGAATTATTGGTGCTGTTAGTGAGCACCTGACCTTTGATGTACATTATCAAACTGCTCTAGAGATTGCGCTTGGAGCCAGCAGTCAGCATATCATCGTAGAAGATGAAGAGTCGGCAACCAAGGCGATTGATTTCCTCAAACGAAACAGAGCAGGTCGTGCAACTTTCCTTCCTTTGACAACGATCAAGGCTCGTACGATTTCTAGCCAGAATCAAGATGCTATCGCTGCAAGTCCGGGATTTTTGGGCATGGCAGATGAGTTGGTGACATTCGATAATAGGTTGGAAGCTATTTTCAAGAACTTGCTAGCTACGACGGCTATTTTTGATACCGTAGAACACGCGCGTGCAGCTGCTCGCCAGGTTCGTTATCAGGTTCGTATGGTGACATTGGATGGGACAGAGTTGCGCACAGGTGGTTCTTATGCAGGTGGTGCCAATCGCCAGAATAACAGCATTTTTATCAAGCCAGAACTGGAGCAATTACAAAAAGAAATTGCTGAAGAAGAAGCAAGTCTTCGTTCAGAAGAAGCGAGTTTGAAGAACTTGCAAGACGAGATGGCTGGATTGACAGAAAGTTTAGAAGCTATCAAATCTCAAGGAGAGCAGGCTCGTATTCAGGAGCAAGGCTTGTCTCTCGCTTATCAGCAAACTAGTCAGCAAGTTGAAGAGCTAGAAACTCTTTGGAAACTTCAAGAAGAGGAATTAAATCGTCTTACTGAGGGTGATTGGCAAGCAGATAAGGAAAAATGCCAAGATCGCCTTGCTACTATCGCGAGTGATAAGCAAAATCTGGAAGCTGAGATTGAAGAAATTAAGTCTAACAAAAACGCAATCCAAGAACGCTATCAAAACTTACAGGAAGAGGTAGCGCAAGTTCGCCTGCTTAAGACAGAACTGCAAGGACAAAAACGTTATGAAGTTGCAGATATTGAACGTTTAGGCAAGGAATTGGACAATTTAGATATCGAGCAAGAGGAAATCCAGCGCCTTCTTCAAGAAAAGGTTGACAATCTTGAGAAAGTTGATACGGATTTGCTCAGTCAGCAGGCCGAAGAAGCAAAAAATCAGAAAACCAATCTCCAACAAGGTTTGATTCGCAAGCAGTTTGAGTTGGATGATATTGAGGGTCAGCTGGATGACATTGCTAGTCATTTGGATCAGGCTCGCCAGCAGAATGAGGAATGGATTCGCAAGCAAACACGTGCTGAAGCTAAGAAAGAAAAGGTCAGCGAGCGCTTGCGCCATCTACAAAGTCAATTAACAGACCAGTATCAGATTAGCTATACTGAAGCACTAGAAAAGGCGCATGAATTGGAAAATCTCAATCTGGCGGAGCAAGAGGTGAAGGACTTAGAGAAGGCTATTCGCTCACTGGGTCCTGTCAATATAGAAGCTATTGACCAGTACGAAGAAGTTCACAGCCGTCTGGATTTCCTCAATAGCCAGCGAAATGACATATTGTCAGCGAAAAACCTGCTCCTTGAGACCATTACAGAGATGAATGATGAGGTCAAGGAACGCTTTAAATCAACCTTTGAGGCTATTCGTGAGTCCTTTAAAGTGACCTTCAAGCAGATGTTTGGTGGAGGTCAGGCGGACCTCATTTTAACTGAAGGAGACCTGCTGACAGCTGGGGTTGAGATTTCTGTTCAACCACCAGGTAAGAAAATTCAGTCTCTTAATCTGATGAGTGGTGGTGAAAAAGCCTTATCAGCTCTTGCTTTGCTCTTCTCCATTATCCGTGTCAAGACTATTCCATTTGTTATCTTGGATGAGGTAGAGGCTGCGCTAGACGAAGCCAATGTCAAACGCTTTGGGGATTACCTTAACCGCTTTGACAAGGACAGCCAATTTATTGTCGTAACCCACCGTAAGGGGACCATGGCAGCGGCTGATTCCATCTATGGAGTGACCATGCAGGAATCGGGTGTTTCAAAGATTGTTTCGGTTAAGTTAAAAGATTTAGAAGAAACAGTAGACTAG
- the rnc gene encoding ribonuclease III, with translation MKELQTVLKNHFAIEFADKNLLETAFTHTSYANEHRLLKISHNERLEFLGDAVLQLLISEYLYKKYPKKPEGDLSKLRAMIVREESLAGFARDCQFDQFIKLGKGEEKSGGRNRDTILGDAFEAFLGALLLDKDVAKVKEFIYQVMIPKVEAGEFEMITDYKTHLQELLQVNGDVAIRYQVISETGPAHDKVFEVEVLVEGKSIGQGQGRSKKLAEQEAAKNAVEKGLDSCI, from the coding sequence ATGAAAGAATTACAAACTGTACTAAAGAACCATTTTGCAATCGAATTTGCAGACAAAAATTTACTGGAGACTGCCTTTACTCATACGAGTTATGCCAATGAGCACCGCCTCTTAAAAATTTCACACAATGAACGCTTGGAATTTTTAGGAGACGCTGTTCTACAGCTATTGATTTCAGAATATCTGTATAAAAAATATCCTAAAAAGCCTGAGGGTGACTTATCTAAACTCCGTGCTATGATTGTCCGTGAGGAGAGTTTGGCTGGTTTTGCGCGTGATTGTCAGTTTGATCAGTTTATCAAGCTGGGTAAGGGGGAAGAAAAATCTGGTGGTCGCAATCGTGATACCATTCTTGGTGATGCCTTTGAGGCCTTTCTTGGTGCCCTCCTTTTGGACAAGGATGTGGCCAAAGTCAAGGAATTTATCTATCAAGTCATGATTCCTAAGGTTGAAGCAGGCGAATTTGAGATGATTACAGACTACAAAACCCATCTCCAAGAGTTGCTTCAGGTCAATGGGGATGTGGCTATTCGTTATCAGGTAATTTCTGAAACGGGTCCTGCCCACGATAAGGTTTTTGAAGTAGAAGTTCTTGTTGAAGGTAAGAGCATTGGTCAAGGTCAAGGTCGTTCTAAGAAACTAGCAGAGCAGGAAGCTGCCAAAAATGCCGTTGAGAAAGGGCTGGATTCATGTATTTAA
- a CDS encoding GMP reductase produces MLNEFPIFDYEDIQLIPNKCVIKSRAEADTSVTLGNHTFKLPVVPANMQTILDENVAEQLAKGGYFYIMHRFDEAGRIPFIKRMHEQGLIASISVGVKDYEYDFVSQLKSDAPEYITIDIAHGHADSVISMIQHIKKELPDTFVIAGNVGTPEAVRELENAGADATKVGIGPGKVCITKVKTGFGTGGWQLAALRWCAKAARKPIIADGGIRTHGDIAKSIRFGASMVMIGSLFAGHIESPGKTIEVDGEQFKEYYGSASQYQKGAYKNVEGKRILLPAKGHLQDTLTEMEQDLQSAISYAGGRQVADLKHVDYVIVKNSIWNGDASH; encoded by the coding sequence ATGTTAAATGAATTTCCAATTTTTGATTACGAAGATATTCAATTGATTCCAAATAAATGTGTCATTAAAAGCCGTGCAGAAGCGGATACAAGTGTCACTTTAGGAAATCACACCTTTAAACTACCTGTTGTGCCAGCTAATATGCAAACGATTTTGGATGAAAATGTAGCAGAGCAACTGGCTAAAGGTGGTTACTTCTACATTATGCACCGTTTTGATGAGGCAGGACGTATTCCTTTTATTAAGCGCATGCATGAGCAAGGGCTTATTGCTTCTATCTCTGTCGGTGTTAAGGATTATGAGTATGATTTCGTTAGCCAGCTCAAATCTGATGCTCCTGAGTACATCACGATTGACATTGCCCACGGTCATGCGGATAGCGTGATTTCTATGATTCAACACATCAAGAAAGAATTGCCAGATACCTTTGTCATTGCAGGAAATGTGGGAACACCAGAAGCTGTGCGTGAATTGGAAAATGCTGGTGCGGATGCTACTAAGGTCGGAATCGGTCCAGGTAAGGTTTGTATCACCAAGGTCAAGACAGGTTTTGGTACAGGTGGTTGGCAATTGGCTGCCCTTCGTTGGTGTGCCAAGGCTGCACGTAAACCGATTATTGCTGATGGAGGAATTCGTACTCACGGTGATATTGCCAAGTCTATCCGCTTCGGTGCTAGCATGGTCATGATTGGTTCCCTCTTTGCAGGACATATTGAAAGTCCAGGGAAAACGATTGAAGTCGATGGTGAACAGTTCAAAGAATATTATGGTTCAGCCTCACAATATCAAAAAGGTGCTTACAAAAATGTGGAAGGCAAACGTATCTTGCTTCCTGCTAAAGGTCATCTGCAAGACACTTTAACTGAGATGGAACAAGACCTTCAAAGTGCTATTTCTTATGCAGGTGGACGTCAGGTTGCTGACCTTAAACACGTTGATTATGTTATCGTGAAAAACTCCATCTGGAATGGGGATGCTTCCCACTAA